The genomic interval GCGACGGAGAGATACCCGAGCGTCAGGTCCGTTGCGCCGAGCCAGGCGAGGGTCGGCCACGGGAACGCCAGGCGAAAGCCCGCGCCCTCCCCGACAGCGTGCGCCGCCCCGCCCCAGCCGACGACGTCCCGCCCCCAGAAGATCAGCGCGCCCGCCACCACAGCGGCAAAGGCTCCCGGGATCCCCCACGGGAGCCGCTGCCTGCCCACCAGCGTGACCAGGACCAGGATCAGCGCAACGAGCCCGACCAGAGGATCGCCAAAGACCTTGAGCGACGGGAGGAAGGCGATGAGGAGGATCGCCACGCCCGCGATCGAGCCGAGGAGGCCGGCCCTCGGAACGATCCGGCGTACCCAGTCCCCGGCGAACGCCAGGACCAGCTTCACGACCCCCATCGCCACCGTGACCCCCATCCCGACCTTCCAGGCGAGGACGGGATCCTTCGTCAGGAGCATCACCGGACCCAGGACCCCGAAGACGACGCCGAAGAGCGACGGCGTGTCGATCCCGAACGGCATCGCCGTCACGTCGTCACGACCGGTCTTCTTCATGAGCCTGATGGCGAGCCAGGAATAGGCCAGATCGCCGACCAGGACTCCGGCGGCCGTGCCCGGGATCATGCTGAAGAGGACCAGGTCGGCGGGGAACTTGAAGAGGCCAACGAGGAGGCCGCTCAGGACAACGAGGTTCGTCATGTTGTCCAGGGCCAGGCCAAAGAACGCGTTCAGGTCCCCGGGCGCGACCCAGCGAAGGGAACGGGTGGCGCTCACGGGAGGCGTCAGGCTGACTTCGAGGGTTGACCGGGCTGGGTGTCGAGAAGCTCACGCGCCAGGCCCCGGATCCGCCCGGCCAGGGCCTCGCACCAGGCGAAGCTCGCTTTCCCCTCCGCGACTTCCTGGTACGTCAGCTCGAGCGGGGGCTGATCCGGAGGCGGGAGTAGGCGATCGCCCAGGCGCAGGCGGACACCGTAGGACTTCCCCTCGCGCTCCTCCTCGGCCTCGACGACCCCCTCGACCCGCGGGCTCTCGCGCTTGGCGTGAGAGAGCACGAAGTTATGGAGCCAGCGCGCCACTTCCTGGTAGCTACCGCCGGCGAGTATGGACTCCTCCCGTTTATGGGTAGTGGTAATTGCGGGTAATGGGCTATTTTGACCGGGTTTTCACGGCTCGATCCCGATCAGTACGAGCGGAACCGGCGGGACGCCTCGCCCCTGGCGCGCAATGTCGTACAGCGCCCCTTCGTAGTAGCCAGGCCCAGAGGACATTTCCTCCTGCATGGCTTTCATGGGCAGGATTTCAACGCCTACGTCAATGGCATCCCCTACGAAGAAGGCGAGATGTTTCACGAACAGGTCATAGGCAATGAACGCGTACTTACCCATCTGGACTTCTACCGCCACTCGGTTCTTCACGAAGTCGGTTTGGTTGTAAGAGAAA from Candidatus Rokuibacteriota bacterium carries:
- a CDS encoding MFS transporter, which encodes MSATRSLRWVAPGDLNAFFGLALDNMTNLVVLSGLLVGLFKFPADLVLFSMIPGTAAGVLVGDLAYSWLAIRLMKKTGRDDVTAMPFGIDTPSLFGVVFGVLGPVMLLTKDPVLAWKVGMGVTVAMGVVKLVLAFAGDWVRRIVPRAGLLGSIAGVAILLIAFLPSLKVFGDPLVGLVALILVLVTLVGRQRLPWGIPGAFAAVVAGALIFWGRDVVGWGGAAHAVGEGAGFRLAFPWPTLAWLGATDLTLGYLSVAVPFAIATVVGGIDNTESAIAAGDEYRTRDILLTEAVATVIAGLCGGVIQNTPYIGHPAYKAMGARAGYTVATALLIGVGSAVGVISFLVGWLPEAAVAPILIFIGLEITAQAFIASPARHAPAVAVAFLPVVADLVLIEANSFLSSVGKSGADLSGDAGTTYQTLLVLGNGFVLTALLWGSALAWIIDRRLQLAGLTFALASVGTLFGLIHSPLPTGALFLPWALDSPWPGTLAGAYGVIASLCWVLGLGRQGG